From Trichoderma atroviride chromosome 1, complete sequence, one genomic window encodes:
- a CDS encoding uncharacterized protein (EggNog:ENOG41~SMCOG1005:Drug resistance transporter, EmrB/QacA~antiSMASH:Cluster_1.6~TransMembrane:11 (o12-34i41-61o67-86i98-118o130-150i200-221o241-263i284-303o309-330i342-365o377-399i)) produces MSEDQPGHSRADVERFSDAEKPINAAVDADVVDFDGPDDPDKAMNWPPGKKAATLGMVTVMTLLSPIGSTISAAAAKDIMLHFNSTSNTLSAFVTTVYLLGWVCGPIVIAPLSELYGRAVLYKVCIVLFLLFNVACAVANSLASLIVFRLLAGIASSCPVTLGTGSIADMIPPERRAGVMGAYVIGAVLGPTIGPIAGGYLTPALGWRWAFWLMAILVAPPCLVVVLFMRESYPSVLLQRKKIRLRRETGNPRLRSALDTGRTARELFRCTIFRPFKMLMMPIVFLLSLYTATVYSYLYLCFTTFPQVFSLQYGFGSGPSGLATLGLGVGSILGVLFCGGVSDKLSAYLAKRNGGEVKPEYRLPSIIIGGVFVPIGLFWYAWTAEKRLHWILPIIGTGFLGAGMIITYMAATLYLVDAYTVYAASVTASNTVFRCLCATFLPLAGPALYERLGVGWGTSLLGFVAVAFIPLPCFFYMYGERIRESKHSQSQLSAI; encoded by the exons ATGTCTGAGGATCAACCTGGGcacagcagagcagatgTTGAGCGTTTCTCTGACGCTGAGAAGCCCATCAACGCCGCGGTAGATGCAGACGTGGTGGACTTTGATGGACCGGACGATCCAGACAAGGCCATGAACTGGCCGCCAGGCAAAAAGGCAGCTACACTTGGCATGGTGACAGTCATGACACTCCTCTC ACCAATAGGCTCGACAATTAGTGCCGCGGCGGCGAAAGACATTATGCTGCACTTCAACTCCACCAGCAACACACTCTCGGCTTTTGTGACGACAGTCTATCTGCTGGGCTGGGTATGTGGTCCAATAGTCATTGCACCGCTGTCCGAACTGTATGGGCGCGCCGTGCTGTACAAGGTCTGCATCGTGCTGTTCCTGCTATTCAACGTGGCGTGCGCCGTAGCAAACAGCCTTGCGTCGCTGATTGTGTTCCGACTCCTGGCCGGCATCGCCAGTTCATGCCCGGTCACCCTCGGCACGGGCTCCATTGCAGACATGATACCGCCCGAGAGACGCGCCGGAGTCATGGGAGCATATGTCATCGGGGCTGTCCTTGGGCCGACGATCGGACCAATCGCTGGGGGGTATCTGACGCCTGCGTTGGGGTGGCGATGGGCTTTCTGGCTGATGGCAATTCTCGTGGCTCCCCCGTGCCTTGTTGTGGTGCTGTTTATGCGGGAGTCGTATCCATCCGTGCTGCTTCAACGCAAGAAGATTCGTCTACGCAGAGAGACGGGCAACCCAAGGCTTCGCTCGGCTCTTGACACGGGCAGGACCGCACGCGAGCTCTTCCGTTGCACCATCTTTCGTCCATTcaagatgctgatgatgcccatcgtcttcttgctgTCGCTCTACACCGCGACTGTCTACAGCTACTTGTACCTTTGCTTCACCACTTTCCCGCAAGTTTTCAGTCTTCAATACGGCTTCGGAAGCGGCCCATCCGGCTTGGCCACCCTCGGCCTGGGTGTAGGCTCCATATTGGGAGTGTTATTCTGTGGCGGCGTGTCGGACAAGCTTTCTGCGTACCTGGCCAAGAGAAATGGTGGCGAGGTCAAGCCAGAATATCGTCTTCCCTCCATCATTATCGGCGGGGTCTTCGTGCCGATCGGGCTTTTTTGGTATGCCTGGACGGCTGAGAAGAGGTTGCACTGGATTCTGCCCATCATTGGAACAGGCTTCCTTGGTGCCGGTATGATTATTACATAT ATGGCCGCCACTCTGTATCTCGTCGATGCATATACTGTCTATGCCGCCTCAGTTACCGCGTCAAATACCGTCTTCCGCTGTCTTTGTGCAACTTTCTTGCCACTTGCCGGTCCTGCGTTATACGAGAGGCTTGGAGTTGGTTGGGGGACTTCGCTACTTGGCTTTGTTGCTGTCGCTTTTATTCCCCTCCCTTGCTTCTTTTACATGTATGGTGAAAGAATCAGAGAGTCAAAGCATTCGCAGTCCCAGTTATCGGCTATTTAG
- a CDS encoding uncharacterized protein (EggNog:ENOG41~antiSMASH:Cluster_1.6), whose product MEILFETATGSSPASQSGSPNTSNTSATSLGPNTTLNLAAGTSGFVDSAQRIPREEVMPGQPPFESCINATGSNTCTPDDSPAFHLMANPGTISPTDPGFTGGNAFQNMKSLVDSSSPSSCSCPLTALDIWEILIINIASKKGATESFAQCQKAAISSCEALIRCHGCCSRPQNVMLLIDICAKLLESLVSQYGELSSCRRQSNLRPAACAHPIEDWTAANHGDDDENHVLKSLWMARMQRLGRLMAGVGALLDGEGWLIHRGLLQGVQVRFTSVMFGWSC is encoded by the coding sequence ATGGAAATTCTGTTTGAAACAGCAACTGGCAGTTCGCCGGCGTCTCAGTCGGGTTCCCCAAACACTTCAAACACCAGCGCCACCAGTCTTGGGCCCAACACAACGCTCAATCTCGCAGCTGGGACATCTGGCTTCGTTGACAGTGCCCAACGTATACCGCGTGAGGAAGTAATGCCAGGCCAGCCGCCCTTCGAATCCTGCATAAACGCCACAGGTAGCAATACTTGCACACCTGATGACTCTCCTGCTTTCCATCTCATGGCTAACCCAGGGACCATCTCTCCCACAGACCCAGGCTTCACTGGAGGCAATGCATTTCAGAATATGAAATCACTAGTCGACAGCAGCAGTCCTTCGTCTTGCTCATGCCCCTTGACCGCTTTGGACATTTGGGAGattctcatcatcaacattgCTTCGAAGAAAGGCGCCACGGAGAGTTTTGCCCAATGCCAAAAGGCGGCCATATCGAGCTGCGAGGCACTCATCCGCTGCCATGGGTGTTGTTCGCGGCCGCAGAACGTCATGTTGCTCATCGACATCTGTGCAAAGCTCCTCGAAAGCTTAGTGTCGCAATATGGAGAGCTTTCTTCCTGCCGCCGACAAAGCAATCTCCGGCCGGCAGCATGCGCGCATCCGATAGAAGATTGGACAGCTGCCAACCACGGggatgacgacgagaacCATGTCCTCAAGAGCCTGTGGATGGCACGGATGCAGAGATTGGGGCGCCTCATGGCTGGAGTCGGGGCTTTGCTAGACGGAGAAGGGTGGTTGATACACAGGGGTTTACTTCAAGGCGTGCAAGTCCGGTTTACAAGCGTCATGTTTGGCTGGTCGTGTTAG
- a CDS encoding uncharacterized protein (antiSMASH:Cluster_1.6) yields MLRLPNELIPAIAAQLEFERDINALARTNRRFFSCLDPFLYRRNIQYSDGCALKWSALCGQERTAKKALDYGASCVGEALVLGVENGHEGVTRLLLSFYTPGENTGAEQGQDALSRAVTRGFASIVGLLLDSAKVEPDLKDSDGRTPLSQAASKEDESIVKMLLDTGKVEVDSKDKYGRTPLSYAVSAGSDSIVELLLGTAKVEIESRDNYGRTPLSQAISRGYTSIVWLLLDRLKAKADS; encoded by the coding sequence ATGTTGCGTTTGCCGAACGAACTCATCCCAGCTATTGCTGCGCAGCTGGAGTTTGAGAGAGACATCAACGCGCTGGCTCGAACGAACCGGCGATTTTTCTCTTGCCTTGACCCGTTTCTATATCGCCGAAATATCCAGTATTCTGATGGCTGCGCACTCAAATGGTCTGCCCTCTGCGGCCAAGAACGAACAGCCAAGAAAGCGCTTGACTACGGGGCGTCGTGTGTTGGCGAGGCGTTGGTACTGGGAGTAGAGAATGGACATGAAGGAGTAACAAGGCTCCTGCTCTCTTTCTATACGCCTGGTGAAAATACAGGGGCTGAACAAGGGCAAGATGCTCTTTCACGGGCCGTCACCAGGGGTTTTGCATCCATTGTCGGGCTTCTGTTGGACTCAGCAAAGGTCGAGCCTGATTTGAAGGATAGTGATGGCCGGACACCGCTATCTCAAGCGGCATCCAAGGAGGACGAGTCGATTGTCAAAATGCTACTAGACACGGGCAAGGTTGAAGTCGATTCCAAGGACAAATACGGCCGGACACCGCTATCATATGCCGTATCGGCAGGATCCGATTCAATTGTCGAGTTACTACTAGGCACAGCAAAAGTCGAAATCGAGTCGAGGGACAACTATGGAAGAACACCCCTATCACAGGCCATCTCAAGGGGCTATACATCTATtgtctggctgctgctcgaccgACTAAAGGCCAAAGCTGATTCATAG
- a CDS encoding uncharacterized protein (EggNog:ENOG41~antiSMASH:Cluster_1.6~SMCOG1034:cytochrome P450), whose amino-acid sequence MSFWTGTTSRNIPDYTSNTVKLFLRRQNRIFPGVLIRGAGPIVRMSPNRVHINDSTFYHKVYSTRTKYLKEPAMFKFAGDLDALPFIMDPVAHKARRGIVSPMFSPRAMQDFSPAALRIIKAALEKVGEAHESGSPISLKTLESNFAMDIIMKLCFGRDMNCTKGTKKTAALVESMIALPHSFGLIKHFPILGTTMQAFPNRILAHILPGFVEFRKQCAEWATEVRERHQNGIYSDETGRQTVFDAILEAEPHRTTKGLVDEAFSLVVGGTETTVTTLTYGVWCVLKYPEVHKKLLDELSMVETDNDGLMEYRNLVNLPYLSAVIHETLRISSPAPGILTRLVPAGGTTYGKHFLPAGTSVSTAQRMIHYNPDLFPEPDVFMPERWLGDDAQASKKNLIPFGRGPRMCPGMNLSYMEAYVFLGNLFRRFNISLHNADQAPLRWKDYIALHLEDDVMIEVNSLR is encoded by the exons ATGTCATTCTGGACGGGCACTACCTCAAGGAATATCCCCGACTACACGAGCAATACGGTGAAGCTCTTCCTTCGTCGCCAGAATCGGATATTCCCTGGAGTACTAATCAGAGGAGCAGGCCCCATTGTACGCATGAGCCCGAACAGAGTGCACATCAATGACTCAACATTCTACCATAA GGTATATTCCACAAGAACCAAATATCTCAAGGAACCTGCCATGTTTAAATTTGCCGGCGACCTCGATGCACTCCCATTCATAATGGATCCTGTGGCGCACAAGGCTCGCCGCGGCATTGTGAGCCCCATGTTTTCTCCCCGCGCTATGCAAGACTTTTCGCCAGCCGCTCTTCGAATCATAAAGGCTGCTCTGGAGAAAGTGGGAGAAGCACATGAATCAGGATCCCCCATCAGCTTGAAAACGCTTGAATCAAACTTTGCG aTGGACATCATTATGAAACTATGTTTTGGTAGAGACATGAACTGCACCAAAGGAACAAAGAAGACTGCCGCCCTCGTGGAGTCGATGATAGCTCTGCCCCATAGCTTTGGTCTCATCAAGCATTTTCCCATCCTTGGCACCACCATGCAGGCATTTCCCAACCGGATCTTGGCACATATCCTGCCGGGTTTCGTCGAGTTTCGCAAG CAATGCGCCGAGTGGGCCACCGAGGTGCGCGAGCGACATCAAAATGGCATCTACAGCGACGAGACTGGCCGGCAGACTGTCTTTGACGCTATACTTGAGGCCGAGCCTCATCGCACAACCAAAGGGTTGGTGGACGAAGCGTTTTCACTTGTTGTTGGCGGCACTGAAACCACGGTGACAACTCTGACTTACGGAGTGTGGTGTGTCTTGAAGTATCCCGAGGTCcacaagaagctgctggatgaACTAAGCATGGTGGAGACGGACAACGATGGGCTAATGGAATACCGTAACCTGGTCAACTTGCCCTACCTG TCCGCCGTTATACATGAGACTCTCCGCATATCGTCGCCGGCTCCTGGTATACTGACACGCCTTGTGCCAGCTGGAGGGACCACGTACGGTAAACATTTCCTACCTGCAGGG ACATCTGTCTCAACGGCGCAACGCATGATACACTACAACCCTGACCTCTTCCCTGAGCCCGACGTCTTCATGCCAGAAAGATGGTTGGGGGACGACGCACAGGCATCCAAGAAAAATTTGATCCCATTCGGTAGGGGGCCTCGGATGTGCCCGGGCATGAACCTCTCTTATATGGAGGCGTATGTCTTTCTAGGGAACCTTTTTCGCCGCTTCAACATCAGCTTGCATAATGCAGACCAAGCCCCGCTCCGTTGGAAAGACTATATTGCTCTCCatttggaagatgatgttaTGATCGAGGTCAACAGCCTTCGGTGA